Below is a window of Deinococcus apachensis DSM 19763 DNA.
ACGGGAGTCCTGTCGAGGCGGCCACGGATAGGGCTCCGCGCCGGGCGCGTCAGTATACTCCCCGCATGACGGACCCCGCCCGCCCCACCGAACCCCTCACCGCCGATCCGCCCCGGGACTGGACGGCGTTCGCCCGCGCGGGCGAGTGGCGGCGGGCCCTGGCGGCCGCGCGCCTTGCGGGGGCTCCCCCCGAGGTGGTGGCCGTGCTCGACGGGGCGGTCGGCGTGCAGGACGGCGTGCGGGCGCGGCGCTTTGCCCAGGCGCGGCGCAGTTGGGCCGCCACCCAGGAGGCGTTGGAGGCGGCGCGGGCTCGCGGTCTGACGGGCGAGGCGGCGCTGCTGAGTTCGCTCCTCTCGCCCGACGCGCTCACCCCGGCGCTGGAGGCCCTAGAGGGGCTGGGCAACGGGAGCGGCGGTGAGACAGAGCCGGGTACCTTGCGGGAGCGGCTGGTCCCGGTCCTCGCCCACCCCCTGACCCGCGCCGAGGCGCTGAACGCGGTCGGTGTGCTGCACGCGCTGCGCGAGGAGCCTCTTGAGGCCCGCGCCACTTTCGAGGAGGCGCTCACCGCCGACCCGGGCCACTACCGGGCGATCACGAACATCGGCAACCTGGAGCTGGAGTCGGGGCACCCGGCGGAGGCGGAGGCGCGTTACCGCGAGGTGCTGCGGCTGAACCCCGACTACGACGGGGCGCACCACAACCTCGGCGTGGCGCTGCGGCGGCAGGGCAAGGTGTACGAGTCGGTGGGCTCAATCCGCCGCGCCCAGCGCCTGAGCGTGAAGCGCTCGCAGGAGGACACACGCGAAGAGATGCGCGAGCAGTTCCGCACGAACGCCCGGCTGCGGACCCTGCGCTGGGTGCTGCTGGCGGCAGCGATTCTGGTGCTGTTCCTGATCGTGCGCGGGGCGGTGGGCTAGGGTGCCCGAACGTGTGTACTCGCCGGGGGGAGTGCGCGCCCTCGACGCGCGGCTGGAAGCGGCGGGCCTCCTCGACCTCGCCATGGAGGAGGCGGGCCGGGTGGTGGCGGACGCCGTTCACGGGCGCTTCCCCGGGCACCAGGTCTTGCTCCTCGCCGGGGGGGGCGCGAACGGCGGGGACGCCCTGGTGGCCGCGCGGCACCTCGCGGCGCTGGGACATGGGGTGGAAGTCCTCGCCGCTCCGGCCAAGCATCCCCTCACCCGGCTGAATCGGCGGCGGCTGGCGGCGTTCGGGGTGAGGCCTGGGCTGCTGACGCCGCAGGCTGTGACACGCGCTTCCCAGAACGCCGACGTGCTCGTGGACGGGTTGCTGGGGACCGGTTTCACCCCGCCGCTGCGCCCGGAACTGGCAGAGGTCGTGGGGGCGGTGAACGCGGCGCGGGCCGGGGGCGTCAAGGTCGTCGCCATCGACCTGCCGAGCGGTCTGGATGCGGCGCACGCGGATGCGCCGGAGGAGTTCATCCGCGCCGACCTGACCGTCACCCTGACCGGTCTCAAGACCGCGCTGCTGTTTGGTCCCGCCGCGCACCAGGCCGGAGAGGTCGTGCTGGCGCCGCTGCGGGTGCCCGCGGAGTGGCGGGCGGAAGAGGCCCTCGCCACCCGGCCCACCGACCAGGAGATCGGCGCGTTGCTACCGGTGCGCCATGCGGACGCCCACAAAGGCACGGCCGGGCGGGTGTGGGTGATCGGGGGGCATCCGGGCACGGTGGGCGCGGCGGCTCTGGCGGGGTTGGGGGCATTACGGGCGGGATCGGGCCTGGTGACCGTCCACTCGTCGGCCGAGGTACCCCTCGTCACGCCGGAACTCATGGTGCGGCGGCACGCGGATTTGGGTAGGGCGCTGGAGGAGGCGCGGGCGGATGGAGCGCCGGACGCCCTCTGTGTGGGGATGGGGATGGGGCCGGACGCCGCTCGTCTGGCGCGGCAGGTTCTCACCTGGAATATCCCCACAGTGCTCGACGCCGACGCCCTGCAATCCGAACTTGCCGGGGCCGGGCACGCCGCCTGTGTGTGGACGCCCCACCCCGGCGAGGCCGCGCGGCTGCTGGGGACGAGCACGGCGGAGGTAACGCGCGATCCTCTCACCGGCGCCCGCGCCCTGCAAGAACGCTTCGGGGGAGTATTCGTGCTCAAGGGCGGCCCCTCCGTGGTCGCACACGCGGGCGGCATGAGTGTCAGCCGGGGCGGGCATCCCGGTATGGCGAGCGCGGGCATGGGGGACACGCTCTCCGGGGTGATCGCCGCGCTGCTGGGACAGGGCCTTTCGGCTCCTGACGCCGCCGTGGCCGGTGTGCGGCTGCACGCGCGGGCGGGCGAGCGGGCGGGCGAGCAGCACGGCTATGGCCTGATCGCCACCGACGTGAGCGCGGAGTTGGGGGGGGCATGGCTCGACCTGCGGGGGATGGGGTAGGCTGAACCCCACACATGCAGGGACTCCTCTCCGACCTGCCCCTGATGGGGATTCTCGAATTGGTGAACACCACCCGGCAGACCGGCGTGCTCGACGTGAAGGCCGAGGTGCCCTACACGGTCGCCTTCCTGGGCGGCGAGGTTGTGGGCGGCGGCATCCTCGACTGGCTGGGTGTAGACGCGCTGCACGCCAGCCCGATGCTCCCCGACGAGGGGAGTTTCGAGTTCAAGCTGAGCGCCGTGACCGGCTCCCCCCTGGGCCCGTACGACCACTTCATGACCGACTGGGCGCGGGCCTCGGACGAGTGGGAGCAGGTCTGCGCCGTCATCGGCAGCCCCAGCCGGGTGTTTCAGGGAGGGGTGCCGCTCTTCGATGAGCCCGAGGGCCGCAGCGTGCGCGGCGCAGCGCGGCAGGCCGAGCTGCCCCTCTTTGACGTCGCCCAGACCCTCGCCGAGGCGGTGCGGCAGGGCCGGGCCGAGCCCACTGGTCGCTATGCCTGGCACAGCCTGCGCCTGCGCTCGGGCACGACCCGGGTGGCCCCCTCCCCCGTGGCAAAGGCGCTGGACGGCGAACATAACCTCGGCGAGGTGATCGCCGGGGGCCAAGGCGAGTGGGCTGTGCGCGACCACCTCCTCGCCGAGATCCGCGCGGGACTGCGCTTTCCCGGCAGCGGTTGGGTCCTGCGCGACCTGATCTGGGAGGAAAAGCACCTGCGTTAGGGGAAGGTTTCTACCAAATTGCGATGATCCCAGGGAATCATCCGAGCGGAGCGAGTGGCAAAGAATACGGGATGACGCAGATGGAGGAATATCTGGTGCTCTCCCGGCTGTTCGGGAATCGGAGCTATGCCGTATTGCTCCCTCCCCCTCTGTGGGCTGAGCACTGCACGTAGGACTTTCATAGAGGAAAAGGTCGTGTAGCTCGACAACAAAGCTCCTCCCCCTTGAACGCCTGTAGTGCCCCTTGAACGCCTGTAGTGAAATGGGGAAAACGTCTGCTAGAACGAAGTCTTTTTCTCCCTCTCCCGCAAAGGGGAAGGGTGACGAGCGCAGCTCGTCCTCGTGCCAGACAACGAACACCCTACTTCCCCCAAGTTCTCATTTCGCATCAAGCATCCCCGGGAGGAGGCTGGAACTCGCAGAGCTGCTTGCAAAGGGGGTGAACAGACCTCGCGTCCAGGGCGAGTCTCCCTTTTCAGACGGCGCAGTGAGGGCCGCTCACACTCAAGCTCAAGAAAAGAGAGGCGGACGTGTATTCATCACGCCCGCCTCCCCTCCTGTCCTGCTCAGATTTCGGCGTGGGCCGGGGCCATTCGCTCGCCCTTCTGCCGCGTCGGCATGCTGAGGTTGGGCATCATCAGCGTGGCGAGGAAGGCGAGGGCGGCCACCAGGATGGAGTAACGGTAGATGGTGGCGATGGTCTGCGCGAAGGCGACCCTCGTCGCGCGGGCGCTCACGAGGGCGACCTGCTCGCCGTCGTCCACACCCTTCAGGGCGGCGCTGAGTGCTTGCTGCTGCGCCTGCTGGGCGGCGGCGGGGGCGGCCGCATCCAGCCCCTGCCTGATCCCGGCCAGGATTTGACCCCGGGCCTGCGGGCTGGCGAGGGCCTGCGCGGGAATCTGCGAGAGACGGGCGCGCAACTGGGCGGGAAGCTGCGGGTTGGCGGCCACGGCGGCCAGGCGGGCGGAGTCGCCGCTGTTCACGGCCGCGACGACGGCGTTGTACGCCTGCCCGAATCCAGCGGTCACGCCCGCCGCCACGCCCCCGGCGGGGATGTCGGTGAGCTGCTTCTTCGCCTCGGCGGGCAGCGTCTTGTTGTTCTGGATTGCGGCGATGGCCTCCCGGTCACCCGTCTCGATGGCCTGGGTCACGTTCCGGCGAAGGTTGGCGAAGGTCGCCCGGATCTGCTCCGGGCTCTGCGGCGCGGCGTTGCGGTCCTGGTTGCCGCTCCCGCCCGACCCGCTGCGAATCCCCTCGCTGATGCTGTTCAGGGTGGTGGCGACGGTGCCCTGCTGCGCGGCGGCCTGCGCGGCGAACTGGGTGGCGAGGTTGGTGGTCAGGCCCGCCGTGAGAACCGCGCCGAAGATGGCGGTGCCGATGGTGCTCCCCATCTGCTGGAAGAACTGCCCGGCGCTCGTCGCCACGCCGATCTCCCAGGGCTTGACCGAGAGTTGCAGGGCGGTCGTGTACAGCGGCAGCGCGGGACCCAGGCCCAGGCCCAGCAGGACCATCCGCAGCACCACGCCGGAGTAGGGCGTGTCGGCATTCAGGGTGCTGAGGCTGAAAAAGCCCAGCGCGGCGACGACCAGGCCGATCAGCATGAGCGGCTTGTACCGCCCGATGCGGCTGGCGATCTGCCCCGAGCCGATAGCGCCGATGATCAGGCCCACCGTCAGCGGAATGGTGGCGGTCCCCGCCTTGGTGGCGCTCACGCCCTGCACCTGCACGAGGTACAGGCTCAGGAAGAGGATCGCCCCCAGGAAACCCGCGCCAATCAGGAAGCGCGCGACGGCGCCCCATGCAAAGGTCGGGTTGCGGAAGAGGGCCAGAGGCAGGATGGGGCTGGGATGCCGGGACTGCGCGAAGAGGAAGGCGATCAGGGCGGCGGCGCTCAGGCCAAAGAGGCCCAGAATGGTGGGACTCGTCCAGGCATAGTTGCCGTCCGCACCCCAGGTTAGGGCGAGCAGCAGCGGCACGGTGAAGACCAGGATCAAAAAGGCGCCCAGCCAGTCCACCCGCGCCTGGAGACCGCTGGCGAGGCGGGGCATCTTGCTGGCGATAAAGGCGAGGGCGATGAGCCCCAGCGGCAGGTTCACGTAAAACACCCAGCGCCAGGAGATGTTGTCAGTCAGGAAGCCGCCCAGCAGCGGCCCGATCACGCTGCTCAGGCCGAACACCGCGCCGAACAGGCCCTGGTAGCGGGGCCGGTCGATGGGCTCGAACAGGTCGGCGATGATCGCAAAGGCGACCGAGCCGAGCGCCGCCGCCCCCACGCCCTGGAGGCCGCGGAACACGACGAGCTGCATCATCCCACCGCCGAAGAGGTTGCCGAGGAAGGGTTCCCCCGCCAGACCACACAGCGCCGAGCCCAGCAGGAAGATGACGATCCCGATCATCAGGATGGGCTTGCGGCCGTACAGGTCCGACAGCTTGCCGTAGATGGGCACGAGGGCCGTGTTCGTGAGGAGATAGGCGGTGGTGACCCAGGTGTACAGCGAGAGCCCGTTGAGGTCCTGGGTGATGCGCGGCATGGCCGTCGCCACGATGGTCTGGTCGAGCGCGCTGAGAAACAGCCCCAGCAGCACGCCGAACAGGATCACGCGCTTGGTGCCCATATCGAGTGTCTGCGCGTAGTTGATGCGTGCGGGAGGGGTTTCAGTGGGTGCAGTCATGAATCCTCCTGGGAGGGGGGGGCACAGCCGGGGCCCGGACTAACCTCGGCGACCAGGGCGCGGACGGCGGCGGCGGCGGCGCGGATCGTCTCGGGGCGCACCTCGCGGAAGGCGTCCTCGTAGGCCCGGATAAAGCGCGCGTCCATCCGGGTCACGATGTCCAGCCCCTGCGCGGTGGGAACGACGAGCTTCTCCCGGCGGTTGTCCGGGTTCTCGCGGCGTTCGGCCAGACCCCGGCGCACCAGCCGCTCGACGAGGTGGCTGGCGGCGGGCAGGCTCAGCCGGGCGCGTTCCGCCAACGTCGTCACGGTCAGGGGTGCCTGGGCGCGAAGCTGGTGCAGGGCCGTCATCTGGGTAAAGGTCAGGTCATGGTCCTGAAGCTCGTCTTGCATGTTCAGCAACACGCGCCCGCTGATCAGGCGGTGCAGCCGCCGCATCTCCTGGCCGAGCTGGACGGCGTCGGTGCCGGTGTCCCCGTTCGGAGCATTGGCCTGGGCCGTCTTGTTCATCATGGTTCCAAGCTTGGAAGTATCTCAATCATAAGACGGTATGATGGACCCCAAACGTCGCCAGATCAAGCCCGGCGAGGAGCCTAAGCCAGAGCGCTTAGGCTCCTCGTCTTGGGATTCAAGCAGGAGCGTTGAGCGCTTTTCGGGACCAGGGCGTGAACAGACCGCCGAATGGATCAGGGCAAGTGGCGGCTTCCGCGTGATTGGAGAACCGCCGCAGGTTTTGGGTGAGCCCGGGGCCGGGGATTCGGCCTTTACCCCGAACGAGTCCAGCCGGGCGTGGAGCCCACCCCACTGTCATGCTGGGCCGCAGGCAAAGCATCGCCAACGGCGCGAGTAGGCGGGACTCTGAACATGCGCTCAGGGTGACACCCCTGGTCGAACCCGCCTATCAGACCGATTCAGGAACAGCTTCTCTGGAGGCCGTGCCCCTGAGCAGACCCAGCGCGTACTCCCCCATCTGGCGGGGAATGTCGACGCCCGTGGTGCTCACCGAGTTCTTGAACTCCATCGTGTGGTTGATCTCGATGACGAGGAGGCCCCCCCACTCGTTGCGGCGCTGCGCGTCCTCGACGAGGTCGATGGCGACGATTTCGCCGGACACGGCGGCGGCGGCCCGCCGGGCGAGGTCCGCGATCTCGGGCGTGACGGGGCAGTTGCTCGCCTTCGCGCCGCGCGCCGTGTTCGTGATCCAGTGCTCCGAGGTGCGGTAGATCGCCCCGATGCACTCGCCGCCCACCACGAAGGCGCGGATGTCGCGCCCCGGCTTGTTGATCAGCTCCTGCACATAGAAGACGCCGTGCTGCGGACCGCCCAGCACCTCCTTATGCTCGATGATCGCCTCGGCGGCGTCGCGGTCGTTGATGCGGCTCACCATGCGGCCCCAGGAGCCGACGGTGGGCTTGAGGACGACCGGGTAACCCAGTTCCTCGATGAGTTGCAATGCGGCTTCGCCGTCGAAGGCCACGCCGGTTCGGGGGGTGGGCAACCCAGCACGGGCCAGCGCCGCGTTTGTGGCGAGCTTGTCGCCGCACAGCTCGATCACCTGCGAGGGGTTGATGACCCGCACGCCCAGGCCTTCCAGCGCCCGGGTGACGGCGTGCCCGCGCGACTGGCTCACGCAGCGTTCGAGCGCCACACGCCAGGGCACCCGCCCCGCATCGTCGAAGGTCACTCGCAGCTGCGGCGTGTACACCTTGTCGTAGGGCACGCCAAGGCTGTCCAGCGCCTCGAAGAGCATCTTCTCGTCGGGGCGGATGCGGTCGTACAGAACGGCGAGTTCGGCCATAGGGCTCCGGGGAGCAGTCAGCCGTCAGCGCTCAGCGGTCAGCACCCCGGCTGACGGCTGAACGCCGATGGCTGAACGCTTATTCTCCCCAGTCCTCCGCTTCCTGCGGGGCCTGCTCCAGCCGGGGAGGATCGATGGACACCACCTCGTACTCCACCCCGGTCTCGTCGTCGATGACGAGTTCGCCGAGTTCGGGGTCGGTGAGTTCGATGGTGGCGCCTGTCTCCGGGTTTTCAAATTGAATGGTGAGCATAACTTCTCCTTGCGAATGGCAGGCTAACGCTCCTAAAAATTTACAGGCATTATTGTCTAGGTTACTCTGCCTCCTCGAACTCCAGTTCGATGCGGGCGCGGCAGTGGGGACAGGAGACGATGCTCGCCACGTGTCCGGCCTGGGCCTCGATGATGGGGGCCTCGGCCAGCATGTCCTCGGTCACGTCGAATTCCTCGCCGCAGTTGGGGCAGGTGGTCAGCACGCCCAGCAGCTCCAGCTCGAAGTCCTCGCCGGGGCCGTTGCGGGTCACTTCCATCTCGGCGTTGCAGGAGTCGCACACGATCACATCGCCCACCGACAAGTC
It encodes the following:
- a CDS encoding tetratricopeptide repeat protein; translation: MTDPARPTEPLTADPPRDWTAFARAGEWRRALAAARLAGAPPEVVAVLDGAVGVQDGVRARRFAQARRSWAATQEALEAARARGLTGEAALLSSLLSPDALTPALEALEGLGNGSGGETEPGTLRERLVPVLAHPLTRAEALNAVGVLHALREEPLEARATFEEALTADPGHYRAITNIGNLELESGHPAEAEARYREVLRLNPDYDGAHHNLGVALRRQGKVYESVGSIRRAQRLSVKRSQEDTREEMREQFRTNARLRTLRWVLLAAAILVLFLIVRGAVG
- a CDS encoding NAD(P)H-hydrate dehydratase, with protein sequence MPERVYSPGGVRALDARLEAAGLLDLAMEEAGRVVADAVHGRFPGHQVLLLAGGGANGGDALVAARHLAALGHGVEVLAAPAKHPLTRLNRRRLAAFGVRPGLLTPQAVTRASQNADVLVDGLLGTGFTPPLRPELAEVVGAVNAARAGGVKVVAIDLPSGLDAAHADAPEEFIRADLTVTLTGLKTALLFGPAAHQAGEVVLAPLRVPAEWRAEEALATRPTDQEIGALLPVRHADAHKGTAGRVWVIGGHPGTVGAAALAGLGALRAGSGLVTVHSSAEVPLVTPELMVRRHADLGRALEEARADGAPDALCVGMGMGPDAARLARQVLTWNIPTVLDADALQSELAGAGHAACVWTPHPGEAARLLGTSTAEVTRDPLTGARALQERFGGVFVLKGGPSVVAHAGGMSVSRGGHPGMASAGMGDTLSGVIAALLGQGLSAPDAAVAGVRLHARAGERAGEQHGYGLIATDVSAELGGAWLDLRGMG
- a CDS encoding DUF4388 domain-containing protein gives rise to the protein MQGLLSDLPLMGILELVNTTRQTGVLDVKAEVPYTVAFLGGEVVGGGILDWLGVDALHASPMLPDEGSFEFKLSAVTGSPLGPYDHFMTDWARASDEWEQVCAVIGSPSRVFQGGVPLFDEPEGRSVRGAARQAELPLFDVAQTLAEAVRQGRAEPTGRYAWHSLRLRSGTTRVAPSPVAKALDGEHNLGEVIAGGQGEWAVRDHLLAEIRAGLRFPGSGWVLRDLIWEEKHLR
- a CDS encoding MDR family MFS transporter codes for the protein MTAPTETPPARINYAQTLDMGTKRVILFGVLLGLFLSALDQTIVATAMPRITQDLNGLSLYTWVTTAYLLTNTALVPIYGKLSDLYGRKPILMIGIVIFLLGSALCGLAGEPFLGNLFGGGMMQLVVFRGLQGVGAAALGSVAFAIIADLFEPIDRPRYQGLFGAVFGLSSVIGPLLGGFLTDNISWRWVFYVNLPLGLIALAFIASKMPRLASGLQARVDWLGAFLILVFTVPLLLALTWGADGNYAWTSPTILGLFGLSAAALIAFLFAQSRHPSPILPLALFRNPTFAWGAVARFLIGAGFLGAILFLSLYLVQVQGVSATKAGTATIPLTVGLIIGAIGSGQIASRIGRYKPLMLIGLVVAALGFFSLSTLNADTPYSGVVLRMVLLGLGLGPALPLYTTALQLSVKPWEIGVATSAGQFFQQMGSTIGTAIFGAVLTAGLTTNLATQFAAQAAAQQGTVATTLNSISEGIRSGSGGSGNQDRNAAPQSPEQIRATFANLRRNVTQAIETGDREAIAAIQNNKTLPAEAKKQLTDIPAGGVAAGVTAGFGQAYNAVVAAVNSGDSARLAAVAANPQLPAQLRARLSQIPAQALASPQARGQILAGIRQGLDAAAPAAAQQAQQQALSAALKGVDDGEQVALVSARATRVAFAQTIATIYRYSILVAALAFLATLMMPNLSMPTRQKGERMAPAHAEI
- a CDS encoding MarR family winged helix-turn-helix transcriptional regulator, whose product is MMNKTAQANAPNGDTGTDAVQLGQEMRRLHRLISGRVLLNMQDELQDHDLTFTQMTALHQLRAQAPLTVTTLAERARLSLPAASHLVERLVRRGLAERRENPDNRREKLVVPTAQGLDIVTRMDARFIRAYEDAFREVRPETIRAAAAAVRALVAEVSPGPGCAPPSQEDS
- the lysX gene encoding lysine biosynthesis protein LysX, encoding MAELAVLYDRIRPDEKMLFEALDSLGVPYDKVYTPQLRVTFDDAGRVPWRVALERCVSQSRGHAVTRALEGLGVRVINPSQVIELCGDKLATNAALARAGLPTPRTGVAFDGEAALQLIEELGYPVVLKPTVGSWGRMVSRINDRDAAEAIIEHKEVLGGPQHGVFYVQELINKPGRDIRAFVVGGECIGAIYRTSEHWITNTARGAKASNCPVTPEIADLARRAAAAVSGEIVAIDLVEDAQRRNEWGGLLVIEINHTMEFKNSVSTTGVDIPRQMGEYALGLLRGTASREAVPESV
- the lysW gene encoding lysine biosynthesis protein LysW — translated: MLTIQFENPETGATIELTDPELGELVIDDETGVEYEVVSIDPPRLEQAPQEAEDWGE
- a CDS encoding zinc finger motif protein, whose product is MATLEIDCPVCAEVLELSDADRADLSVGDVIVCDSCNAEMEVTRNGPGEDFELELLGVLTTCPNCGEEFDVTEDMLAEAPIIEAQAGHVASIVSCPHCRARIELEFEEAE